A DNA window from Trichosurus vulpecula isolate mTriVul1 chromosome 2, mTriVul1.pri, whole genome shotgun sequence contains the following coding sequences:
- the LOC118837374 gene encoding cytochrome c oxidase subunit 7B, mitochondrial-like produces MLPLVRSALSRLSVRSVQHVAKGPKLKRKKPDFHDSYGTLILVSGTLWCLGTWSYALTHYDLDHYLSPVGAVRPKDWKRQ; encoded by the coding sequence ATGCTGCCCCTGGTCCGCAGCGCCCTGAGCCGCCTCTCGGTCCGCAGCGTCCAGCACGTCGCCAAGGGTCCGAAGCTCAAGAGAAAGAAGCCCGACTTCCACGATAGCTACGGCACGCTCATCCTGGTGAGCGGGACGCTCTGGTGTCTGGGCACCTGGTCCTACGCGCTCACCCACTATGACCTGGACCACTACCTGTCCCCGGTCGGGGCGGTCCGGCCCAAGGACTGGAAGCGGCAGTGA